The genomic segment TCCAATATCGTAATCTATCTGGATCAGGTAGACGTTTAAATGATGCGTTGTATATCTTGGTTAGATAATGCATTATTTCCGTAAAGCTGAAACCAAGAATAGTAGAAGTCTTATGTGAACATGCTGACCCTAAATATCGATCACTATTCCATGTTACTGCACCATTCGATTCACTAAAATAAGCATTAATTATATTAATAACCTTAAAAGGTGGCGATTTATATGATTACCCCACAAAACGAATAGCTTGTTGATTTAAATTATTTGCATTCACGTTTTATATATAATATAATTGTAAGAAATCATTATTAATTAGCGATTAATGATTAGTAAATAATTTTTTAATTGCTAATCTTTGACTCTATAAAAGTAATTTGTAATTTTTTTATGAAAAAAATTCAAAAAGAACATTTTATAGTAATTATTTTAGGATTCTTAGTAATATTTCTCTTGCAGACACCTATTTTACAAGCATTGGAATTTGATTTAACAGCAGCACAAAATGCAGTTGGAAAGAGATTTGCAAGCAAGTTCTGCGAAGCAAAGGAAAAAGGATTTTCATCAGAATCTTCTAGTGAGTTTGCATTAAATAATACTTATTTAAAATTTGTAGCGTTTCCTGAAGACGAAAGATTTATAGAAGATCTTTGGGAGTTTACAAGAGCAATAATCCGAACAGATTGTGGTCAATATGTTAATGAGGAGGAGGAGATTATTTTAAGAGACTTCTTTAAAGAAGAAGGAGAAATAGCAAGTAATCGTGATTTATATTTGCCAAATTAATGACTAATATTTATGACTATATAGTCATAGGGGCAGGAATATCTGCTTGTACGTTTGCATCAACTCTAAATAAAAAATCTTCTGATATTTCTATATTACTAGTTGAACATGGAAGGAGAATTGGTGGGAGAGCTACAACGAGAAAATCAAGAAAAAATAATATTCTTGAATTTGATCATGGTTTACCATCTATTAACTTTAGCAAACATATTTCAGAAGACATATTGGAATTAATTTCGCCATTAATAAATTCAAAAAAATTGTTAGATATATCAAATGATACTTTATTAATTAATGAATTTGGCGTATTAAGTCATGGATTTACTAATGATGTAATTTATAGAAGTACACCTTTTATGGCTAACTTTTGTGAGGAAATAATTAATCAGTCTATGAACCCTAAAAAAATTAATTTTTTATTTCAAACACTAACTAAATCAATTAAACGTATACAAGATTTATGGGAGATTGAAGTTAATCATGGAAGATTAATTAAATCTAAGAATCTGATTTTATCGAGTTCTTTAATAGCACATCCAAGATGCTTGAATATTCTGAAGATTAATTCTTTACCACTCAGGGATGCTTTTATTCCTGGCAAAGATAAATTGGTCGATGTTTTAATAAGGGAAACAAAAAAATTAACATATATAAATAGAAAAATTTATATCTTTCATGTTTCTAATTTGTCTTTATCTCGAAAATTTAATCATCAATATTTACAAATAGTCTTTTCAAATGTAATTAAAGAGTATTCAAATTTTGAAAGAATTATTTTTCAAAGACAATCTGATGGATCCATTATTATAGCCTTACACTGCATTTTTATAAATCATCTATACGAGCTTAATAATATCACCAAATCTTTAATATCACTTTTTGCAAATTATCAAATCTTCTTGGACTTATTTTGCGAGGCAAGCCTTATTGATAAAATGGATTGGAGAGCTTCTCAACCTCTTAATAACTTATTGTCCAAAGAATTTCAGTGGTCTGATAGTAGTAAGATTGGTTTTTGTGGAGATTGGTTTGATCTGAATGGTTGTGTAGGTGTTGAGGCGGCAATGAATAGTTCTTTTAGATTGGTCAAATTATTGAACCGGAATTGATTTGTAAATAATATTCTTAAATAATTTCATTCTCTAAATATTAGAGAAAACCCAACATTTTTTAGATTTATCAAAATTCCAAAGAATATATGTTTTGCGGCTTGCTTTATTTATGTGGAGTAGATATATATGATTTGTATTTCTTATTACTATGATTACGGTTGTTTTTCTACTTGCTTTAGGCTTGGCTGGTTGGACTGTCTCTACATTAATGAGTAAAGGCAAGCATCAAGATGACATTACTAAAGAGCTAGGAAATATTTTTGAGAGCTTAAAGTTGCTAACTTCTTCAATTACTGCACTTGTAAAACTCTTGATGAAAGATTCTATTGCGTCTGCAAAAGATGAGGATTTTCAACCAATCAGTTCGAATGTTATTGATCTATTAAAGGTAGAAAAGAAAGATGATAAGGAAGTAGCTTGATTGATCGTCCAAAAAATATTTATATTTTATGGATAATAGCTACTTTTTAATATCTTTAAATTTTAGCTTCTTCTAATCCATGAAGGTGCTCCAGAAAACCATTCTCCCAGATCATCATGATCGGGATTGTATGTTACGTGGGGTTCATCTGTACTCAGATCAAGTCCTTCAAGCAATTCATCTATTTGATTTGTAATTTTCGTTTGTCTTTGAATGCGTGAGGCTTTTCTAAGCCAACTAGATACATTTTGATTATTCCTTGCATATTTATTGATATAAATTCTTTCCTCAAGGGTTACTTTTTTTCCCATTGACAGTCTCGTTAATATTTCTTGTATTCGAAGACGAGAGGTTGTAGTTAGCATAGTTAATTATCTATTCTGCTCTTTCTAGCTTGAAATACATGAAGTGCAAGTTGTGTTGATTCAACTTGAGAATTAATTTTAATTTTTAGAAATATTTTTCCAAAGTTAGTGATTATGCTCTTCAGCTTTAGCTGGCCACTTTCACCTTATTATATGTTATTCATATTACCCTTATGCAATTAGTGCAATAACTTTTGGTAGATGAATTTGCTGCAATTATTCTTTCGTAAAAGTTACTTCTTATCGATTCTTTATCGATTATGTGAAAATTTCTTTAATACATCCATATCAATAAGTTTCAAAGTACTCTCATCTGTTGCTTCAAGATCAATTAAAGGAGCCATGCCATCTTCAAATGCTTCTTTCCATCTGGGAGCACAGAGACACCAGTGATCGCCTTTTTTTAAGCCAGGAAATCCTATTTGAGGTGTAGATAGATCATTTCCTTGAGCTTTGCTGTAAGAAAGAAATTGTTCAGTGATAACAGCACAAACAGTATGCATTCCTTGATCTGATATGTCTGTTCTACATGATCCGTCTCTATACCATCCAGTCATTGGACTGCAACTACAAGATTTAAGTTCAGTACCTAAGACGTTTTTTGGCGACATGACTTGTTTTCTCCTTATGGCTATAGTATGACTTTATATAATTATTAATCAAATATTAAAGGTTAAAAAATATGACCGCTCCATTAATACAAGGTGCCTCTGGTATCGAGGGAGAAAAATTAACCTATGCTTCTACCAATGAAAATAATAAGGAAATTTATACTTTTACTGCTAACGAGCCCGTTACTTGGTCTATAAGTGGGGGAGAGAAAGGCCTTTTTTCTATTGAGCAAGATACTGGAAAATTAAGTTTTCAAGATGTTCCTGATTATGAAACAATCAAGAATTTAAATGGAACAACTTTAGAATTTCATACTAACTTTTCAAGTCAAAATGTCGGTGCAAAATTTTTTGTAGAGGTTTACAATGATCAAAATCAAACTAATCAGACTACACCTATTACTACTAATAACTTCATTGAATATATAATTGATGGCTCATATAAAAATACTTTAATTCATAGATTAGTTCCTGATTTTGTTATTCAGGGTGGTGGATATACCTGGCCAACTCTAGCATCTAATGAAAGTG from the Prochlorococcus marinus str. NATL2A genome contains:
- a CDS encoding NAD(P)/FAD-dependent oxidoreductase encodes the protein MTNIYDYIVIGAGISACTFASTLNKKSSDISILLVEHGRRIGGRATTRKSRKNNILEFDHGLPSINFSKHISEDILELISPLINSKKLLDISNDTLLINEFGVLSHGFTNDVIYRSTPFMANFCEEIINQSMNPKKINFLFQTLTKSIKRIQDLWEIEVNHGRLIKSKNLILSSSLIAHPRCLNILKINSLPLRDAFIPGKDKLVDVLIRETKKLTYINRKIYIFHVSNLSLSRKFNHQYLQIVFSNVIKEYSNFERIIFQRQSDGSIIIALHCIFINHLYELNNITKSLISLFANYQIFLDLFCEASLIDKMDWRASQPLNNLLSKEFQWSDSSKIGFCGDWFDLNGCVGVEAAMNSSFRLVKLLNRN
- a CDS encoding DUF2237 family protein, which encodes MSPKNVLGTELKSCSCSPMTGWYRDGSCRTDISDQGMHTVCAVITEQFLSYSKAQGNDLSTPQIGFPGLKKGDHWCLCAPRWKEAFEDGMAPLIDLEATDESTLKLIDMDVLKKFSHNR